One genomic segment of Sminthopsis crassicaudata isolate SCR6 chromosome 2, ASM4859323v1, whole genome shotgun sequence includes these proteins:
- the CHUK gene encoding inhibitor of nuclear factor kappa-B kinase subunit alpha isoform X4, which yields MKKLNHPSVVKACDVPEEMNFLINDVPLLAMEYCSGGDLRKLLNKPENCCGLKESQVLSLLSDIGSGIQYLHENRIIHRDLKPENIVLQDVGGKIIHKIIDLGYAKDLDQGSLCTSFVGTLQYLAPELFENKPYTATVDYWSFGTMVFECIVGYRPFLHHLQPFTWHEKIKKKDPKHIFAFEEMTGEVRFSSHLPQPNSLSSFIVEPMEQWLQLMLTWDPQQRGGSLDLTLKQPGCFVLMDQILNLKIAHILNMTSAKIISFLLLPEESFHSLQSRIEQETGISTASQELLLEMGISLDPRKPASQCVLDGVRGCDSYMVYLFDKSKIVYEGPFASRSLSECVNYIVKDSKIQLPVMQLRRVWAEAVHYVSGLKEDYSRLFQGQRAAMLSLLRYNANLTKMKNTMISASQQLKAKLQFFHQSIQLDLDRYSDQMTYGISSEKMLKAWKEMEEKAIQCAQAGDIGYLDEQIMSLHTEIVELQRSPSARRQEDVMESLEQKAIDLYKQLKPRSPDHSYSDSSEMVKIIVLTVQNQDRVLKELFGHLSKLLGCKQKIIDLLPKIEVALNNIKEADNTVMLMQGKRQREIWHLLKIACTQSSARSLVGTSLEGAVTTPTPAGLPSTLTAPVPRSLACVLNAQDGETFTQIVEENLNYLGCLSTVIREATEEQGKSLMSLDWSWLK from the exons gGTCGGGGATTCAATATTTGCATGAAAATAGAATTATTCACAGAGATCTAAAACCTGAAAATATAGTTCTTCAGGATGTTGGTGGGAAG ATAATTCATAAGATAATTGATTTGGGATATGCTAAAGACCTTGATCAGGGAAGTTTGTGCACATCTTTTGTGGGAACTCTGCAATATCTG GCCCCtgaactctttgagaacaagCCTTATACTGCTACTGTTGATTATTGGAGCTTTGGGACAATGGTGTTTGAATGTATTGTGGGATATAGACCTTTTCTACATCATCTACAGCCATTTACTTG gcATGAAAAGATTAAGAAGAAAGATCCTAAGCACATATTTGCATTTGAAGAGATGACTGGAGAGGTTAGATTTAGTAGCCACTTACCTCAACCGAACAGCCTTTCTAG CTTCATAGTGGAGCCTATGGAGCAGTGGTTACAGTTGATGCTGACTTGGGATCCTCAGCAGAGAGGGGGAAGTCTGGATCTCACGCTGAAGCAGCCGGGATGCTTTGTGCTGATGGACCAGATCCTGAACTTGAAG ATAgcacatatattaaatatgacTTCTGCGAAGATAATTTCCTTCCTGTTGTTACCTGAGGAGAGTTTTCATTCACTACAATCTCGGATTGAGCAAGAAACTGGAATAAGTACAGCTTCTCAAGAACTGCTCTTAGAGATGGGCATTTCCCTGGATCCCCGGAAACCTGCCTCTCAGTGTGTTCTAGATGGAGTA cgAGGCTGTGATAGCTACATGGTATATTTGTTTGATAAAAGCAAGATCGTCTATGAGGGGCCCTTTGCTTCCAGAAGTTTATCTGAATGTGTAAATTATATTG taAAGGACAGCAAAATCCAGTTGCCGGTCATGCAGCTGCGTAGAGTATGGGCTGAAGCTGTGCATTATGTGTCTGGGCTCAAGGAAGACTACAGCAGGCTCTTCCAGGGGCAGAGAGCAGCAAT GTTGAGTCTTCTTCGCTATAATGCTAACTTAACAAAAATGAAGAACACTATGATTTCAGCATCTCAGCAACTGAAAGCAAAATTGCAATTTTTTCATCAGAGCATTCAACTTGACCTGGATAGATACAGTGACCAGATGACTTATGGGATAT cctcagaaaaaatgctaaaagcctggaaagaaatggaagaaaaggccATTCAATGTGCACAG GCTGGTGATATTGGATACTTGGATGAGCAGATCATGTCCCTGCATACTGAAATTGTGGAGTTGCAGAGGAGCCCTTCTGCGAGGCGTCAAGAAGATGTCATGGAGTCGCT ggAACAGAAAGCCATTGATCTCTACAAGCAATTGAAGCCTAGGTCTCCAG ATCATTCCTACAGTGATAGCTCTGAAATGGTGAAGATCATTGTGCTGACCGTGCAGAACCAGGATCGTGTTCTCAAAGAGTTGTTTGGTCACCTTAG CAAGTTGTTGGGCTGTAAGCAGAAGATTATCGACCTGCTCCCCAAGATTGAAGTGGCCCTCAATAACATCAAAGAAGCTGACAACACGGTCATGTTGATGCAGGGAAAGAGGCAGAGGGAAATTTGGCATCTATTAAAAATTGCTTGT ACTCAGAGTTCTGCTCGATCCCTTGTTGGAACCAGTCTAGAAGGTGCAGTCACTACTCCAACTCCTGCAGGTCTACCTTCAACTTTGACAGCTCCTGTACCCCGTTCTCTGGCATGTGTACTAAATGCTCAGGATGG AGAAACTTTTACACAAATAGTAGAGGAAAATCTGAATTATCTTGGCTGTTTGAGTACTGTTATTCGTGAAGCAACAGAGGAACAGGGTAAGAGTCTGATG AGTCTTGATTGGAGTTGGCTGAAGTAA